Proteins encoded by one window of Bubalus kerabau isolate K-KA32 ecotype Philippines breed swamp buffalo chromosome 22, PCC_UOA_SB_1v2, whole genome shotgun sequence:
- the HMX3 gene encoding homeobox protein HMX3, with amino-acid sequence MPEPGPDAPGTASAQPPPPPPPPPAPKESPFSIKNLLNGDHHRPPPKPQPPPRTLFAPASAAAAAAAAAAAAAKGALEGAAGFALSQVGDLAFPRFEIPAQRFALPAHYLERSPAWWYPYTLTPAGSHLPRPEASEKALLRDSSPASGTDRDSPEPLLKADPDHKELDSKSPDEIILEESDSEEGKKEGEAAPGAAGASVGAAAAAAATPGTEDWKKGAESPEKKPACRKKKTRTVFSRSQVFQLESTFDMKRYLSSSERAGLAASLHLTETQVKIWFQNRRNKWKRQLAAELEAANLSHAAAQRIVRVPILYHENSAAEGAAAAAAAAGAPVPVSQPLLTFPHPVYYSHPVVSSVPLLRPV; translated from the exons ATGCCGGAGCCCGGGCCGGACGCCCCCGGCACTGCTAGCGCGCAGCCCCCAccgccgccgcccccgcctcCCGCGCCCAAGGAGTCCCCGTTCTCCATCAAGAACCTACTCAACGGAGACCACCATCGGCCGCCCCCTAAGCCGCAGCCGCCCCCACGGACGCTCTTCGCTCCGGCCtcagcagccgccgccgccgccgccgctgcggcCGCTGCTGCCAAGGGAGCCCTGGAGGGAGCCGCGGGCTTCGCGCTCTCGCAGGTGGGCGACCTGGCTTTCCCCCGCTTTGAGATCCCGGCGCAGAGGTTTGCCCTGCCCGCGCACTACCTGGAGCGCTCCCCGGCCTGGTGGTACCCCTACACCCTGACCCCCGCCGGCAGCCACCTCCCGCGACCTGAAG cCTCGGAGAAGGCCCTGCTGCGAGACTCCTCCCCCGCCTCGGGCACCGACCGCGACTCCCCCGAGCCGTTGCTGAAGGCCGACCCAGACCACAAGGAGCTGGACTCCAAGAGCCCGGACGAGATCATTCTGGAGGAGAGCGATTCGGAGGAAGGCAAGAAGGAGGGTGAGGCGGCGCCGGGCGCGGCCGGGGCGAGcgtgggggcggcggcggcggcggcagcgacGCCGGGCACCGAGGACTGGAAGAAGGGCGCCGAGAGCCCGGAGAAGAAGCCCGCGTGCCGCAAGAAGAAGACGCGCACGGTCTTCTCGCGCAGCCAGGTCTTCCAGCTCGAGTCCACCTTCGACATGAAGCGCTACCTGAGCAGCTCGGAGCGCGCCGGCCTGGCCGCGTCCCTGCACCTCACCGAGACGCAGGTCAAGATCTGGTTCCAGAACCGCCGCAACAAGTGGAAGCGGCAGCTGGCGGCCGAGCTGGAGGCGGCCAACCTGAGCCACGCCGCGGCGCAGCGCATCGTGCGCGTGCCCATCCTCTACCACGAGAACTCGGCCGCAGAGGGCGCAGCGGCCGCGGCTGCGGCCGCGGGGGCCCCGGTGCCGGTCAGCCAGCCGCTGCTCACCTTCCCGCACCCCGTGTACTACTCGCACCCGGTGGTCTCGTCCGTGCCGCTGCTCCGGCCTGTCTGA